A genomic segment from Corylus avellana chromosome ca5, CavTom2PMs-1.0 encodes:
- the LOC132182647 gene encoding heavy metal-associated isoprenylated plant protein 37-like — protein MSTNEFEFLKIETCVLKVHINCQGCMQRVKKLLRKIGGVYQVSIDADEQKVTVTGSVDSSTLINKLVRSGKHAELWSPISNKKQAKLVNDGNNQNQTQYLMNGLNASKNQNMFPTFGREDDGWGSERYFDQSRGTEAETGEFNQNLIAAMQNANLGGDGVLPIGGHDKLENNIIPLSGHAGFHGNGSAGFVGLGGHEFGGYQDIPRALPIHEYDHPSSMMMANRQVCHYNYPSTEMMNTYMHDRNTINNMVMNDSVHMHQPQMINPTSSLLSMSGNFY, from the exons ATGTCAACAAATGAGTTCGAGTTCTTAAAGATTGAG aCATGCGTTCTCAAAGTGCACATCAACTGTCAAGGGTGCATGCAGAGAGTGAAGAAACTCCTCCGAAAAATTGGAG GTGTTTATCAAGTAAGCATAGACGCAGATGAGCAGAAGGTCACTGTCACAGGTAGTGTGGATTCTTCTACTTTGATCAATAAGCTGGTCCGATCTGGTAAACATGCCGAGCTTTGGTCTCCAATTTCTAACAAGAAACAAGCCAAATTGGTCAACGATGGCAACAACCAGAACCAAACCCAATATCTAATGAATGGCCTCAATGCCTCCAAAAATCAGAACATGTTCCCCACCTTTGGCAGAGAAGATGATGGGTGGGGATCTGAAAGGTATTTTGATCAGAGTAGGGGGACCGAGGCCGAGACAGGTGAATTCAATCAAAATTTGATAGCAGCCATGCAAAATGCAAACCTGGGTGGGGATGGAGTACTCCCAATTGGCGGTCATGACAAATTGGAAAACAACATCATACCATTGAGCGGCCATGCAGGTTTTCATGGCAATGGCTCTGCAGGCTTTGTTGGCTTAGGAGGCCACGAATTTGGTGGGTATCAAGACATTCCTAGGGCTTTACCAATTCACGAGTACGATCATCCATCATCGATGATGATGGCCAACAGGCAAGTGTGCCACTACAACTATCCATCAACTGAGATGATGAACACTTACATGCATGACAGAAACACGATCAACAATATGGTGATGAATGACAGTGTTCACATGCATCAACCCCAGATGATAAACCCTACATCTTCGCTTCTCTCCATGAGTGGCAACTTCTATTAA
- the LOC132182646 gene encoding uncharacterized protein LOC132182646, protein MARRLCSRLSLLPSLCKVPKPHFQPSLSPRIETPSDSAGSGSRHHINFGFHPNFQASRSYARGRRKHYDLFGTVKPGDEEFRKTWKKEMDEDTSLWTGSEDESDDKKDPKSHLEEEIRRVRQQAKEHSDLIDADDSDELRSVWSGSDEEKTLWTGSEGDDDDDIPTEAYPNESSDKHIDKLFEFEEMPKYRTLSELLKAEDEPEELSPGKQARKIAVENALKKLKKGPDGRYTNVWEVMSDLDILIGAFENIVSGPEYTELRQGGPKKLNIQFFKDIQARMRDPNYKFSPELKLKPKSKVVSRKKWQKAQSRRRKAQKR, encoded by the exons ATGGCTCGCAGACTCTGTTCCCGCCTTTCCCTCCTCCCATCTCTTTGCAAAGTTCCAAAACCCCATTTTCAACCTTCACTTTCTCCAAG AATAGAGACCCCTTCTGATTCAGCTGGAAGTGGTTCAAGACATCACATTAATTTTGGGTTTCACCCAAATTTTCAAG CATCACGATCATATGCTCGTGGTAGGCGCAAACATTATGATCTTTTTGGCACTGTGAAACCAGGTGATGAGGAATTCAGAAAAACatggaagaaggagatggatgAAGATACTAGTCTATGGACAGGAAGTGAAGATGAAAGCGATGATAAAAAAGATCCAAAAAGTCATCTTGAAGAAGAAATCCGGAGAGTGAGACAGCAGGCAAAGGAGCACTCTGACCTAATTGATGCTGATGACAGTGATGAGTTAAGAAGTGTGTGGTCCGGGAGTGATGAGGAGAAGACGCTTTGGACGGGTAGTGagggtgatgatgatgacgataTTCCTACAGAAGCCTACCCAAATGAAAGTAGTGATAAGCATATCGATAAATTGTTTGAGTTTGAGGAAATGCCTAAATATCGAACACTCTCCGAATTATTGAAAGCTGAAGATGAACCAGAAGAGTTGTCCCCAGGAAAGCAAGCTAGGAAAATTGCAGTTGAGAAtgctttgaaaaaattgaagaaaggCCCAGATGGGCGTTACACTAATGTGTGGGAGGTCATGAGTGATTTAGACATCCTAATTGGAgcatttgaaaatattgtttcagGACCAGAGTATACCGAGCTTAGACAGGGAGGGCCTAAGAAATTGAATATTCAGTTCTTCAAGGATATACAAGCGCGTATGAGAGATCCAAATTATAAGTTCTCACCTGAGTTAAAGTTGAAGCCAAAGAGCAAAGTTGTATCTAGAAAGAAGTGGCAAAAGGCACAATCTAGACGGAGGAAAGCACAAAAGCGTTAA
- the LOC132182973 gene encoding heavy metal-associated isoprenylated plant protein 21, translating into MGALDYLSNFCTVTSTRSKRKAMQTVEIKVKMDCDGCERRVKNAVTNMKGVKSVEVNRKQHRVTVSGYVEPNKVLKRVKSTGKRAEFWPYIPQHLVHYPYASGTYDRRAPSGFVRNVVQPFPASNAPEDNIVSLFSDDNVNACSIM; encoded by the exons ATGGGTGCTCTTGATTACCTCTCCAACTTTTGCACTGTCACCAGCACAAGGAGCAAGCGCAAAGCAATGCAG ACAGTGGAGATCAAAGTCAAAATGGACTGTGATGGCTGTGAAAGGAGAGTTAAAAATGCTGTTACCAACATGAAAG GTGTAAAATCTGTGGAGGTGAACCGAAAGCAACACCGGGTAACAGTGAGTGGTTATGTTGAACCAAACAAGGTGTTGAAGAGAGTGAAGAGTACAGGGAAGAGAGCTGAATTTTGGCCTTATATCCCACAACATCTGGTACACTATCCTTATGCTTCTGGAACCTACGACAGAAGGGCACCATCCGGCTTCGTTCGAAACGTTGTGCAACCTTTTCCGGCCTCAAATGCACCCGAGGACAACATTGTCTCACTCTTCAGTGATGATAATGTGAACGCATGTTCCATCATGTAA